The Porphyrobacter sp. HT-58-2 genome has a window encoding:
- a CDS encoding IS630 family transposase (programmed frameshift), producing MGQPLSLDLRVRLLAAVDGGMSCRAAAARFGVAPSTAIRWHALRRDAGDFAAKPQGGDMRSHRVEERASDILAVWEAQKDITLAELRSALAEIGLAVSVAGLHRFFARRGMTPQKKTGHAIEQDRPDILRQRQRWFEGQLDLDPERLVFIDETWTATNMTRSHGRCPKGERLRMGFPHGHRKTTTLVAGLRMTGMVAPMVLDGPINGDWFEAYVAQVLVPELRPGDVVIMDNLSSHKRAAVKERIEAVGATLRFLPPYSPDFNPIEKAFSRLKAMLRKAGERTVRGLWDLIGRLVDIFQPDECANYFSSCGYDPD from the exons ATGGGTCAGCCTCTCTCTTTGGATTTGCGTGTCCGTCTGCTGGCAGCGGTTGATGGTGGGATGAGTTGCCGAGCTGCGGCAGCCCGTTTTGGCGTTGCACCTTCGACGGCGATCCGTTGGCACGCCCTGCGGCGTGATGCGGGTGACTTTGCTGCCAAGCCCCAGGGTGGCGATATGCGGTCGCATCGGGTTGAGGAGCGGGCGTCGGACATCCTGGCCGTTTGGGAAGCGCAAAAGGACATCACGCTTGCAGAGCTGCGGTCGGCGCTGGCTGAAATAGGCCTGGCCGTCTCCGTCGCCGGGCTTCACCGCTTCTTTGCGCGCCGGGGCATGACGC CGCAAAAAAAGACTGGCCATGCTATCGAGCAGGACCGGCCCGACATCCTGAGGCAGCGCCAGCGCTGGTTCGAGGGCCAGCTCGATCTCGATCCCGAGCGCCTCGTGTTCATCGACGAGACGTGGACCGCTACCAACATGACCCGCAGCCACGGCCGCTGCCCGAAGGGCGAGCGGCTGCGCATGGGCTTCCCGCACGGGCACCGCAAAACCACGACGCTGGTCGCCGGTCTGCGCATGACCGGCATGGTTGCGCCGATGGTGCTCGACGGCCCGATCAACGGTGACTGGTTCGAAGCCTATGTTGCGCAGGTCCTGGTGCCCGAGCTGCGTCCCGGCGACGTGGTCATCATGGACAACCTGTCGAGCCACAAACGGGCCGCGGTGAAGGAGAGGATCGAAGCGGTCGGCGCAACCCTGCGCTTCCTTCCGCCCTACAGCCCGGACTTCAACCCGATCGAGAAGGCCTTCTCCCGGCTCAAGGCCATGCTGCGGAAGGCGGGAGAGCGCACCGTTCGCGGCCTCTGGGACCTGATCGGAAGGCTTGTCGACATCTTCCAGCCCGACGAGTGCGCCAATTACTTCAGCTCTTGCGGATATGATCCAGACTGA
- a CDS encoding IS3 family transposase (programmed frameshift), whose product MKTQPSLKKSPPTKAPAEKVVKDIRRATRRHFSAEDKIRIVLDGLRGEDSIAELCRKEGIAQSLYYTWSKEFMEAGKRRLAGDTARAATTGEVQDLRREARALKECVADLTLENRLLKKKHDCGWGGRRMRYPASEKLEIIRIVEQSHLPAKRTLDQLGIARRTFYRWYDRYLEGGPEALEDRPSAPGRVWNRIAPEVQDQIVEMALEQSELSPRELAVRFTDEKRYFVSESTVYRLLKAHDLITSPAYVVIKAADQFHTKTTRPNEMWQTDFTYFKIIGWGWMYLSTVLDDFSRYIIAWKLCTNMRAEDVTETLDLALAASGCDSATVLHKPRLLSDNGPSYIAGELAEYIEANEMSHVRGAPCHPQTQGKIERWHQTLKNRILLENYFLPGDLEAQIEAFVEHYNHQRYHESLANVTPADAYFGRAPAIIKQRERIKRQTIEHRRLQHRKLAA is encoded by the exons ATGAAGACCCAACCCTCCTTGAAAAAATCCCCTCCCACAAAGGCCCCTGCTGAGAAGGTCGTGAAGGACATCCGGCGTGCAACCCGTCGCCATTTCTCGGCCGAAGACAAGATCCGCATCGTGCTCGACGGGCTACGTGGCGAGGACAGCATTGCCGAGCTGTGCCGCAAGGAAGGCATCGCTCAGAGCCTGTATTACACCTGGTCGAAGGAGTTCATGGAAGCGGGCAAGCGCCGCCTGGCCGGTGACACTGCCCGTGCCGCGACCACTGGCGAAGTGCAGGATCTGCGACGCGAAGCCCGCGCTTTGAAGGAATGCGTCGCCGATCTGACGCTCGAGAACCGGCTGCTGA AAAAAAAGCATGATTGCGGATGGGGAGGGCGACGAATGAGGTATCCCGCATCCGAGAAGCTCGAGATCATCAGGATCGTCGAGCAATCGCATCTGCCTGCCAAGCGCACGCTGGACCAGCTCGGCATCGCCCGCCGGACGTTCTACCGCTGGTATGACCGCTACCTTGAGGGCGGGCCGGAGGCGCTGGAAGACCGGCCATCGGCGCCGGGCCGGGTGTGGAACCGCATTGCACCCGAGGTGCAGGACCAGATCGTCGAGATGGCGCTGGAACAGTCCGAGCTGTCACCGCGCGAGCTGGCGGTGCGGTTTACCGACGAGAAGCGCTACTTTGTGTCGGAATCCACGGTTTACCGTCTGCTGAAGGCCCACGACCTGATCACCAGCCCGGCCTATGTGGTGATCAAGGCCGCCGATCAGTTCCACACCAAGACCACCCGGCCGAACGAGATGTGGCAGACCGATTTTACCTACTTCAAGATCATAGGGTGGGGCTGGATGTATCTCTCCACCGTGCTCGACGACTTCTCGCGCTACATCATCGCCTGGAAGCTTTGCACCAACATGCGGGCCGAAGACGTGACCGAGACGCTGGACCTCGCCCTGGCAGCTTCCGGCTGCGACAGCGCCACGGTGCTGCACAAACCCAGGCTGCTCAGCGACAATGGTCCCAGCTACATCGCGGGTGAACTGGCGGAATACATCGAGGCCAACGAGATGAGCCACGTGCGCGGAGCACCGTGCCACCCTCAGACCCAGGGCAAGATCGAGCGCTGGCACCAGACCCTGAAAAACCGCATCCTCTTGGAAAACTACTTCTTGCCCGGCGACCTCGAGGCCCAGATCGAGGCCTTCGTCGAGCACTACAACCACCAGCGTTACCACGAAAGCCTGGCCAACGTGACGCCCGCCGACGCCTACTTCGGTAGGGCTCCGGCGATCATCAAACAGCGTGAAAGGATCAAGCGACAGACCATCGAACATCGGCGCTTGCAGCACCGCAAGCTCGCCGCCTAA
- a CDS encoding secretion protein, with translation MSLPLRPALAAALMLSLAMPQAAEAGRQRKSEAPGDLSLVAADTLLERGVAALRANDPAAAAQSLSELASRQPRNGTVQALLGLSYQLAADRDPQALDLALAGYDIAMRSEPGLYWPAAMAGRAAFDQGKYDEALSFFSRAALLRPRDGPTLSAVAAAAYMSGDTALASLAAGRAAALDPGANGENLRLAALAAAANGEGDTARAHLAALTDAFPAVASDTAPRVEELLQTAPLDTYTATGDELPATELAPDQISLDVAIILSQNTRRERSGFNLLDGLSLQYGAGRNTTRTISTDNGIRTGNNYQRVLTGSITVPQINYNLNLFNRGGQFYSVVARPQLTAYRGEQSEFFIGRTLKVAIGGVNAAILEQIDVGVDLKVTPVEITPTGTRVRIEAGRSFLTSDPAGTFAEALTTFRQRVVATAEIGFGETLLLSGLNEAVEDRTYSKTPGLGDIPLIGNAFNERNTLQRRDSVMVLVTPARPMVAPGRAWARGDAAASLARLWTEVIDPVSNADATTAALGRVRFFTRMQRGDVSTTFPAAKPAAQQMIDDLVVPGRI, from the coding sequence ATGTCCTTGCCGCTCCGCCCCGCCCTCGCGGCGGCCTTGATGCTATCGCTCGCCATGCCGCAAGCCGCCGAGGCTGGCCGCCAGCGCAAGTCCGAGGCGCCGGGCGATCTGTCGCTGGTCGCCGCCGATACCCTGCTGGAACGCGGCGTTGCGGCCCTGCGCGCCAATGATCCGGCGGCGGCGGCGCAATCGCTGTCGGAACTCGCCTCGCGCCAGCCGCGCAACGGCACAGTGCAGGCGCTGCTCGGCCTGTCCTACCAGCTCGCCGCCGACCGCGACCCGCAGGCGCTTGATCTGGCGCTGGCAGGATATGACATAGCCATGCGGAGCGAGCCGGGGCTGTACTGGCCTGCGGCGATGGCTGGCCGCGCGGCCTTCGATCAGGGCAAGTATGACGAGGCGCTGTCTTTCTTCTCGCGCGCGGCGTTGCTGCGCCCGCGTGACGGTCCAACCCTGTCGGCGGTCGCGGCGGCGGCCTACATGAGCGGCGACACTGCCCTCGCAAGCCTCGCCGCAGGCCGCGCGGCGGCGCTCGATCCCGGAGCGAATGGCGAGAACCTGCGGCTGGCGGCGCTGGCGGCGGCGGCCAATGGCGAAGGCGATACCGCCCGCGCCCACCTCGCCGCGCTGACCGATGCCTTCCCCGCCGTGGCCAGCGACACCGCCCCGCGCGTCGAGGAACTGCTCCAGACCGCCCCTCTCGATACCTATACCGCCACCGGAGACGAGCTGCCGGCAACCGAGCTGGCGCCTGACCAGATCTCGCTCGATGTCGCCATCATCCTGTCGCAGAACACCCGGCGCGAACGCAGCGGGTTCAACCTGCTTGACGGGCTGAGCCTGCAATATGGCGCGGGCCGCAACACCACCCGCACGATCTCGACCGACAACGGCATCCGCACCGGCAATAATTACCAGCGGGTGCTGACCGGCTCGATCACGGTTCCGCAGATCAACTACAACCTCAACCTGTTCAACCGTGGCGGGCAATTCTACTCGGTCGTCGCCCGCCCGCAGCTGACCGCCTATCGCGGCGAGCAGAGCGAGTTCTTCATCGGGCGCACGCTGAAGGTCGCGATTGGCGGGGTCAATGCGGCCATTCTCGAACAGATCGATGTCGGGGTAGATCTCAAGGTCACGCCGGTCGAGATCACCCCGACCGGCACGCGGGTGCGGATCGAGGCCGGGCGCAGCTTCCTCACCTCCGATCCGGCGGGCACTTTTGCCGAGGCGCTCACCACCTTCCGCCAGCGCGTGGTCGCCACCGCCGAAATCGGCTTCGGCGAGACGTTGCTGCTGTCGGGTCTCAACGAAGCGGTTGAGGACCGGACCTATTCCAAGACGCCGGGGCTGGGCGATATTCCGCTGATCGGCAACGCCTTCAACGAGCGCAACACCTTGCAGCGGCGCGATTCGGTGATGGTGCTGGTCACCCCGGCGCGGCCGATGGTCGCCCCGGGTCGTGCCTGGGCGCGCGGCGATGCGGCGGCCAGTCTTGCGCGGCTGTGGACCGAGGTTATCGATCCCGTCAGCAACGCCGATGCCACAACAGCGGCGCTCGGGCGGGTGCGGTTCTTCACCCGGATGCAGCGCGGGGATGTGTCCACCACCTTCCCGGCGGCCAAGCCCGCGGCGCAGCAGATGATCGACGATCTGGTCGTCCCGGGCAGAATCTAG
- a CDS encoding serine/threonine-protein kinase produces MKVDWGAVVRAIAAEDSSGRGDPSPDLASLADTDPAGAMALSAHLAVTGDLTGFMSTRAPEADPDPGEGPGGPPPERVGAWKLAERIGSGGMGQVWLVRRDDGVYDQIAAMKLVASPAAMVMDRFRDERQRLARLDHPNIARIIDGGEDTAGRPFMVVEFVEGAPIADWCAGRGCDPRTRVRLLVDLCDALAHAHARLVLHLDIKSANVLVNSDGQLRLIDFGIAALIPEAAMADTHRQGRALTLVTAAPEQLEGEAVSVATDIFQVGMLAHLLLVGRLPERQADGSVVIAAQALGNPDLAAIIARATAFDPANRYASVDALGEDFTRFLDGFVVSARPVAPLARLGKLIARNRLASAMGALAAAALVAGLVGVSVFALRASEEAEANRIAKLKGADSIELYETFNAGFNRFIASVDPNSSVGQQIFGSMHALEQSAEEVEASDPQKALEIYVFLAEVYGDAGQDEAASRIGRKLAALNSELSYASAFTLLSLLHLSSGYVEPSEVIALSDRLDGFFSSDPELRTFDRALNRCVRAKITRSKDDSRLCLDLADDHLQTIDRENYGEIAGNLTLIAYAADSALELRDFTKSKMLVGQALDFYDSEQRPASASEAVFWLQLSEIAQLEEDWQGSLKHLGAARTALGDEPGIEYLEVAIGLESAQTLIALEQFAEAEAAAGAAVRLGERLWGPDHFQLREINAQLAMAVAGQGEKRRAAQMLEDIIRSERSAENHPEAIAAYSAMLKKIAMN; encoded by the coding sequence ATGAAGGTCGACTGGGGTGCTGTTGTCAGGGCAATCGCGGCGGAAGACAGCAGCGGCCGGGGTGATCCCTCGCCTGATCTGGCCTCTCTCGCCGATACCGATCCTGCCGGAGCGATGGCGCTGTCGGCGCACCTTGCGGTGACCGGCGATCTGACCGGCTTCATGTCGACCCGTGCGCCCGAGGCCGATCCCGATCCCGGCGAAGGCCCGGGCGGGCCACCGCCTGAGCGGGTCGGGGCGTGGAAGCTGGCTGAGCGCATCGGGTCTGGCGGGATGGGGCAGGTCTGGCTCGTCCGGCGCGATGACGGGGTCTATGACCAGATTGCGGCCATGAAGCTGGTCGCCAGCCCGGCTGCGATGGTGATGGACCGCTTCAGGGACGAGCGGCAGCGGCTGGCCCGGCTCGATCACCCCAACATTGCCCGCATCATCGATGGCGGCGAAGACACGGCGGGCCGGCCTTTCATGGTCGTCGAATTCGTCGAAGGCGCTCCGATCGCAGACTGGTGCGCTGGTCGTGGGTGTGATCCCAGGACGCGGGTAAGGCTGCTCGTCGACCTTTGCGATGCGCTCGCCCATGCCCATGCCCGGCTGGTGCTGCACCTCGATATCAAGAGCGCCAATGTGCTGGTCAACAGCGATGGCCAGTTGCGGCTGATCGACTTCGGGATAGCGGCACTGATCCCGGAAGCGGCCATGGCAGACACGCACCGGCAAGGGCGGGCGCTGACCCTGGTGACAGCCGCGCCCGAACAGCTCGAAGGCGAAGCTGTGAGCGTTGCGACCGACATTTTTCAGGTTGGTATGCTGGCGCACCTGCTGCTGGTCGGGCGACTGCCTGAACGTCAGGCCGATGGATCGGTGGTGATTGCTGCACAGGCGCTGGGCAATCCCGATCTTGCGGCAATCATCGCCCGGGCCACAGCCTTTGACCCAGCCAACCGCTATGCCTCGGTCGATGCACTGGGGGAGGATTTTACGCGTTTTCTGGACGGCTTCGTCGTTTCCGCCCGCCCCGTTGCACCTTTGGCGCGGCTTGGGAAGCTGATCGCGCGGAACAGGCTTGCCTCGGCGATGGGCGCACTTGCCGCGGCGGCGCTTGTCGCGGGTCTTGTCGGGGTGAGCGTGTTTGCGCTGCGGGCCAGCGAGGAGGCGGAGGCGAACCGGATTGCCAAACTGAAGGGTGCAGACAGCATTGAACTCTATGAGACCTTCAACGCTGGCTTCAATAGATTTATTGCCTCGGTTGATCCGAACTCGTCAGTAGGCCAGCAAATCTTTGGCTCCATGCATGCGCTCGAGCAGTCGGCGGAGGAGGTTGAGGCGAGCGATCCTCAAAAGGCCCTCGAGATCTACGTTTTTCTCGCCGAGGTCTATGGGGATGCCGGGCAGGACGAAGCTGCAAGCCGTATTGGTCGGAAGCTTGCTGCGCTCAACTCGGAACTGAGCTATGCCTCTGCCTTCACGCTCCTGAGCCTGCTGCACCTTTCGAGCGGCTATGTCGAACCGTCGGAGGTAATCGCCTTGTCGGATCGGCTTGATGGCTTTTTCTCGTCGGATCCGGAGTTGCGCACCTTTGACCGCGCATTGAACAGATGCGTTCGGGCAAAGATCACCCGATCAAAGGATGACTCGCGTCTGTGCCTCGATCTTGCTGACGATCACCTGCAGACCATCGACCGCGAGAATTATGGGGAGATCGCGGGCAATCTGACCCTTATTGCCTATGCGGCCGACAGTGCGCTTGAACTCAGGGACTTTACGAAGAGCAAGATGCTGGTCGGACAAGCCCTCGATTTCTACGATTCCGAGCAACGACCTGCGAGCGCATCGGAGGCGGTATTCTGGTTGCAGCTTTCCGAAATCGCCCAGCTGGAGGAGGACTGGCAGGGCTCCCTGAAGCATTTGGGCGCGGCCCGCACGGCTCTCGGCGATGAGCCCGGTATCGAATATCTCGAGGTAGCGATAGGCCTCGAGAGTGCGCAAACGCTGATTGCCCTTGAACAGTTCGCCGAGGCTGAAGCGGCAGCAGGCGCTGCGGTAAGGCTGGGCGAGCGGCTGTGGGGTCCAGATCACTTTCAGCTGCGCGAAATCAACGCGCAACTTGCTATGGCTGTGGCGGGACAGGGCGAGAAACGCCGGGCAGCCCAAATGCTCGAAGACATCATTAGGAGTGAGCGGTCTGCCGAGAACCACCCTGAGGCCATCGCGGCATATAGCGCCATGTTGAAGAAGATCGCCATGAACTAG
- a CDS encoding GNAT family N-acetyltransferase, which translates to MIDLAAAAQAGWPRASTAKRLRRYSRNLAALGKVSWRHVRGADWNERVLEQLGQIEAESWIARETDGGDAKFLHPQQRRQWLQALADPILAEMLCATILILDDRPIAFCFDLDNGPRRYGIAGSYVESYSDYHVGTMVNYRVMADAIAAGQAFLDLGAGDSGYKREMGAANAYELHDLLFVRNPLIAKAFSRVWGTELSEQGPRARSGSAHHANRASVWSPLVRVAGAFGISAALTNTVIAVLNG; encoded by the coding sequence GTGATTGATCTCGCAGCCGCCGCGCAGGCGGGGTGGCCGCGCGCCTCAACGGCCAAGCGCCTGCGTCGCTATAGCCGAAATCTTGCAGCTTTGGGGAAGGTTTCCTGGCGTCATGTACGCGGGGCGGACTGGAATGAGCGAGTGCTGGAGCAGCTCGGTCAAATCGAGGCAGAAAGCTGGATCGCCCGTGAAACCGACGGCGGTGATGCCAAGTTTCTTCACCCGCAGCAGCGTCGCCAGTGGTTGCAGGCGCTGGCCGATCCCATTCTTGCCGAGATGCTGTGCGCCACAATTCTCATTCTCGATGATCGTCCGATTGCCTTCTGCTTCGATCTCGACAATGGGCCGCGGCGATATGGCATTGCTGGCAGCTATGTCGAAAGCTACTCGGACTATCACGTCGGCACGATGGTGAACTATCGCGTAATGGCCGACGCCATTGCAGCCGGACAAGCCTTTTTGGACTTGGGCGCAGGCGATAGCGGCTATAAGCGCGAAATGGGCGCGGCGAATGCCTATGAGCTACATGACCTGCTGTTTGTGCGAAACCCACTGATTGCCAAGGCTTTTAGCAGGGTTTGGGGAACGGAGCTTTCCGAACAGGGGCCTCGCGCACGGTCGGGAAGCGCTCATCATGCGAACCGCGCTTCGGTGTGGAGCCCACTTGTGAGGGTGGCGGGCGCCTTTGGGATCTCCGCAGCCCTCACAAACACGGTGATCGCCGTCCTCAATGGATGA
- a CDS encoding methyl-accepting chemotaxis protein translates to MAHTHQRATDGGEVVGKAVATMGAIEQSAREITQIIDVIDGIAFQTNLLALNAGVEAARAEDAGKGFAVVASEVRALAQRSAEAARDIKVLIDKSTAHVGEGVSLVGETGTLLAEIVMQIGAVTTQVSDIAETAAAQASNLEQVNIAVGTIDHMPQQNAAMVEQATAATHSLSKEAQCLGELVAQFRVGGGGKLALDDAPAPGPRDRKPAVPKASPRQAAPSPKS, encoded by the coding sequence ATTGCTCATACCCACCAGCGCGCCACCGATGGCGGTGAAGTGGTCGGCAAGGCGGTCGCAACGATGGGCGCGATCGAGCAATCCGCGCGCGAAATCACCCAGATCATCGACGTGATCGACGGGATCGCTTTCCAGACCAACCTTCTCGCCCTCAACGCAGGCGTCGAAGCTGCACGCGCGGAAGATGCCGGCAAGGGCTTTGCGGTGGTCGCCAGCGAGGTGCGCGCGCTCGCCCAGCGCAGCGCCGAGGCCGCACGTGACATCAAGGTGTTGATCGACAAGTCCACCGCGCATGTCGGCGAGGGCGTGAGCTTGGTTGGCGAGACCGGCACGCTGCTCGCTGAAATCGTTATGCAGATCGGCGCGGTCACCACCCAGGTCAGTGACATAGCAGAAACCGCCGCGGCGCAGGCGAGCAATCTTGAACAGGTCAATATCGCGGTCGGTACAATCGACCACATGCCTCAACAGAACGCCGCAATGGTCGAACAGGCCACCGCTGCAACCCACAGCCTGTCCAAAGAAGCCCAGTGCCTCGGTGAGTTGGTCGCACAGTTCCGGGTGGGCGGCGGAGGCAAGCTAGCCCTTGACGACGCGCCAGCGCCCGGGCCTCGTGACCGCAAGCCTGCTGTCCCCAAGGCATCACCGCGCCAAGCTGCGCCGTCGCCCAAGTCCTGA
- a CDS encoding group I truncated hemoglobin: MVEVFGGREGIRRIAERTVELSEADPRIAAIFASHDMARLKRTLGEQFCYLLGAECDYSGRDMRSSHAEMGVTKADMNALVENLQAAMREANVPFAAQNRLLAKLAPMSREVVTR, from the coding sequence CTGGTCGAAGTATTCGGGGGGCGTGAGGGGATCCGCCGCATTGCTGAGCGCACGGTCGAGCTCAGCGAGGCCGATCCGCGCATCGCGGCGATCTTTGCCAGCCATGACATGGCGCGCCTTAAGCGCACGCTCGGCGAACAGTTCTGCTATTTGCTCGGCGCGGAATGCGATTACAGCGGGCGGGACATGCGCAGTTCCCACGCCGAAATGGGCGTGACCAAAGCCGATATGAACGCACTGGTCGAGAACCTGCAGGCCGCGATGCGCGAGGCCAACGTTCCCTTCGCCGCGCAGAACCGTCTGCTCGCGAAGCTCGCGCCGATGTCGCGCGAGGTGGTGACACGCTAA
- a CDS encoding lipase family protein, with product MSRFRSFFLIGLTLLFALGAAPARAQDWQGAWDTTYGQLRLIQDGDHIFGDYRDGTIEGLVDQSTGRVRAIFRNPDGGVGYAELQMHSDRRRFAGAWQWEAAALPVHNSGADDRRWTGLRTAPTPPPIVNFRLPGNRSSFINAAPAKYRQWITGFSRPAQTQSGASGNPANKVDNSHGLEFRPDLTPAKLATAFEMQRHVRAVSQRGTARISGETAAADAYRDLGWQLLGQGIITDGGRRDSLLRAAVAKKGNAIVVAFRGTKGDSFRDTVTAAIMLDGDIEQVQPSFIPTALRGQAQVHAGFQRSYLTLRTQVLAGLNGQKGVHLFLTGHSLGGAIAQLMAYDLATNRKADFASITLITSGAPRVGNVAFANALERAVPDNLRIVVNHDPVPAVPYIGGLYRHAGRLLVIGKDDGVLVQHDDMDVRGNAVQFGFHNNEAYYEAVRKLRDRAPRERVLNPNGNSWANAAADREVTLSERPVADGLIRRIRR from the coding sequence ATGTCTCGCTTCCGTTCGTTCTTCCTGATCGGCCTCACGCTGCTCTTTGCCCTTGGCGCGGCACCGGCCCGCGCGCAGGACTGGCAGGGGGCATGGGATACGACCTACGGCCAGCTGCGGCTGATCCAGGACGGCGATCATATCTTCGGCGATTATCGCGATGGTACCATCGAAGGTCTGGTCGACCAGTCGACGGGGCGGGTCCGGGCGATCTTTCGCAACCCTGACGGCGGTGTGGGCTATGCCGAATTGCAGATGCACTCCGACCGACGGCGGTTCGCCGGTGCCTGGCAGTGGGAAGCTGCGGCTTTACCGGTCCATAATTCCGGAGCCGACGACCGCCGGTGGACAGGCTTGCGCACGGCTCCGACGCCCCCGCCAATCGTCAATTTTCGTCTCCCCGGCAATCGCTCCAGCTTCATCAACGCAGCCCCGGCCAAGTATCGTCAGTGGATCACCGGCTTCAGCCGACCCGCACAAACCCAGTCCGGTGCTTCTGGCAATCCCGCCAATAAGGTTGACAACAGTCATGGCCTCGAATTCCGCCCCGATCTGACCCCGGCAAAGCTTGCCACGGCATTTGAAATGCAGCGCCATGTACGCGCCGTGTCGCAGCGGGGCACCGCCCGGATCAGCGGCGAGACGGCCGCAGCAGACGCCTACCGTGATCTGGGCTGGCAACTGCTCGGGCAGGGCATCATCACTGACGGGGGTCGGCGCGACTCACTCCTCCGCGCCGCCGTGGCCAAGAAGGGCAATGCGATCGTTGTTGCCTTCCGAGGGACCAAAGGGGACAGTTTTCGCGATACTGTCACCGCAGCGATAATGCTGGATGGCGACATTGAGCAAGTCCAGCCGTCCTTCATCCCCACGGCGCTGCGTGGCCAGGCTCAGGTGCATGCAGGCTTCCAGCGCAGCTATCTGACGCTGCGCACACAGGTACTGGCAGGCCTGAACGGTCAGAAGGGGGTGCACCTGTTCCTGACTGGCCATAGCCTTGGCGGTGCGATCGCGCAGTTGATGGCCTATGATTTGGCCACCAATCGCAAGGCTGACTTTGCCAGCATCACCCTCATCACCTCTGGCGCGCCACGGGTCGGCAATGTTGCATTCGCCAATGCGCTCGAGCGCGCGGTTCCCGATAACTTGAGGATCGTCGTCAATCACGATCCCGTCCCGGCGGTGCCTTACATCGGCGGACTGTACCGCCACGCCGGACGCCTGCTTGTGATCGGAAAGGACGACGGGGTGCTCGTGCAGCACGATGACATGGATGTGCGCGGCAATGCGGTGCAGTTCGGTTTTCACAACAACGAGGCCTACTACGAAGCGGTCCGCAAACTGCGCGACCGTGCGCCGCGGGAACGCGTGCTCAATCCCAACGGCAACAGCTGGGCGAACGCGGCCGCAGACAGGGAAGTCACGTTGTCCGAGCGCCCGGTAGCCGACGGCTTGATAAGGCGAATTCGTCGTTGA